In the genome of Pelorhabdus rhamnosifermentans, one region contains:
- a CDS encoding gp53-like domain-containing protein: MAYDATKPENAGYLSGAPDELRTNFEGLKGDQIVDAGTVKGLTPGNANGNIPVSNGVENVNLNAGMVNGKTAADFAPKAHAHDAATSSSDGFETAAEHNKLAGIAEGAEVNQNAFSSVKVGDTTIQADSKTDTLEIASGANIAFIPDVVNDRVTIAVTGKVGSAAQADSAGYASSAGSAPANGGYAAGCTAEYISGGSQIPSYYGSNKLRLSMLMTTWGWADCLWMSGYGGDDVKLSNQLVFSKYGVRAGFRLQNYDSNTWGTLYEFIHSGNIGNQSVNYATTAGSAPANGGNADTARGATANIFSVKGTTANPPSYRFDMSDVVANDFYMSSDGTVRLVDYTHAVYRPFRAAEIYSNDKQVATVDQVTSIVASGSGTNYYWRKWSNGDIEQFVYIPAANVGGGNANTYNITFPLKFPNKVIAVLASIANVGNQSGQMTSNAYNWSLSGFVFEMYNPQGNVNTAGGVCHAIGN, encoded by the coding sequence ATGGCTTATGATGCAACAAAGCCGGAGAACGCAGGGTATTTGTCGGGTGCTCCAGATGAACTGCGGACAAATTTTGAAGGGCTAAAGGGTGATCAAATCGTTGATGCCGGGACCGTCAAAGGTTTGACACCAGGCAATGCAAACGGAAATATCCCAGTATCGAACGGTGTGGAAAATGTAAATTTAAACGCTGGAATGGTCAACGGCAAAACAGCCGCTGATTTTGCACCTAAGGCGCATGCCCATGATGCGGCTACGTCGTCAAGTGACGGTTTTGAAACAGCAGCCGAACACAATAAATTGGCTGGTATTGCCGAAGGTGCAGAAGTCAACCAAAATGCATTTAGTAGCGTAAAAGTCGGTGACACAACCATTCAAGCGGACAGTAAAACAGACACCTTGGAAATTGCTTCGGGTGCAAATATTGCCTTTATACCTGATGTGGTTAATGATCGCGTGACAATTGCTGTGACTGGGAAGGTAGGGAGTGCAGCGCAGGCGGATAGTGCAGGCTATGCAAGCTCTGCTGGTTCTGCTCCTGCAAATGGTGGATATGCTGCTGGTTGTACTGCTGAATATATAAGTGGTGGAAGTCAAATACCAAGTTATTATGGTAGTAACAAGTTAAGACTCTCGATGCTGATGACAACATGGGGGTGGGCTGATTGCTTGTGGATGAGTGGTTATGGTGGTGATGATGTAAAACTTAGTAATCAACTGGTCTTTAGTAAATATGGTGTTCGTGCTGGGTTTAGATTACAGAATTACGATAGTAATACTTGGGGAACGTTGTATGAATTCATCCATAGTGGCAATATCGGCAATCAATCTGTAAACTATGCAACTACTGCCGGTTCAGCCCCTGCTAATGGCGGTAATGCAGATACAGCCCGAGGTGCTACTGCAAATATATTTAGTGTGAAAGGAACTACTGCCAATCCTCCTAGCTACCGGTTCGATATGTCGGACGTTGTCGCTAATGATTTTTACATGAGTAGCGATGGTACTGTTAGGTTAGTAGATTATACTCACGCCGTATATAGACCGTTCAGGGCTGCTGAAATCTACTCGAATGATAAACAAGTCGCTACGGTAGACCAAGTAACTTCAATTGTCGCGTCTGGTTCAGGCACAAATTATTATTGGCGCAAATGGTCAAACGGAGATATTGAGCAATTTGTCTATATTCCTGCAGCAAATGTGGGGGGAGGTAATGCAAATACTTACAACATTACTTTTCCGCTAAAATTTCCTAACAAGGTTATTGCTGTACTGGCTAGTATAGCAAATGTAGGCAATCAATCAGGACAGATGACATCTAACGCTTACAATTGGTCATTGTCTGGTTTTGTTTTCGAAATGTATAATCCGCAAGGCAATGTTAATACTGCTGGTGGCGTTTGCCATGCTATAGGCAATTAA
- a CDS encoding RNA polymerase sigma factor, whose protein sequence is MEILDFAPLVKKYTWNKADDEKAEAWLAVVEAFATYDSNKGVRLPGYVESRVKYAVWNMIRKKQRYVNHENIESCFESPAHIDVAEVVELKLLRQRPCKALANLSTKQRQAIIKTIVLGYSLTEYAHELGVTPQDVFNLRKCGLARLKNQLERMYICES, encoded by the coding sequence TTGGAGATTCTGGACTTTGCACCACTTGTAAAAAAATATACTTGGAATAAAGCAGATGATGAAAAAGCCGAAGCATGGTTGGCAGTTGTTGAAGCATTTGCAACATATGATTCAAACAAAGGGGTGCGATTGCCGGGATACGTTGAAAGCCGTGTCAAATATGCCGTATGGAATATGATTAGAAAGAAACAACGATATGTTAATCATGAAAATATTGAAAGCTGTTTTGAATCACCAGCTCATATAGATGTAGCCGAAGTCGTAGAGCTAAAATTATTACGGCAAAGACCTTGTAAGGCACTAGCCAATCTTTCAACTAAACAGCGACAAGCGATAATAAAAACGATAGTTTTAGGATACAGCCTGACGGAGTATGCCCACGAATTAGGGGTTACACCGCAGGATGTATTTAATTTGCGAAAATGTGGTCTAGCTCGTTTAAAAAATCAGCTTGAAAGAATGTATATATGTGAAAGCTGA
- a CDS encoding GH25 family lysozyme yields MKGIDVSENNGTVDWQAVKDAGIEFAMIRCSYGLHSTDGNFVENVAGARAVGLKVGAYHYSYALTPDEAIQEAANCREAIDSAGVGLDLPVFFDMEDADQYKANHGFSFSTEDTTAICKAFIDNLGLNCGVYASYSWLMDYIDWQNLGCAVWNAQYNSTDDFMGYMWQYTDSLNINGQNFDGNILYD; encoded by the coding sequence ATGAAAGGTATTGACGTATCAGAAAACAACGGCACAGTAGATTGGCAGGCCGTGAAGGATGCAGGGATTGAGTTTGCAATGATTCGCTGCTCATATGGATTACATTCAACTGACGGGAATTTCGTGGAGAATGTTGCCGGAGCAAGGGCGGTTGGCTTGAAGGTTGGTGCATATCATTACAGCTATGCTTTAACCCCGGATGAAGCGATTCAAGAAGCAGCTAACTGTCGAGAAGCAATTGACAGTGCAGGTGTAGGACTTGACTTGCCCGTATTTTTTGATATGGAAGATGCAGACCAGTATAAGGCCAATCATGGTTTTTCTTTCAGTACAGAAGATACCACGGCTATTTGTAAGGCGTTTATAGATAATCTAGGACTGAATTGTGGCGTGTATGCGTCTTATTCCTGGCTTATGGATTATATTGATTGGCAAAACCTTGGGTGTGCTGTGTGGAATGCTCAATATAATTCTACTGACGATTTTATGGGCTATATGTGGCAGTATACCGACAGCCTTAATATTAATGGACAGAATTTTGACGGTAATATTTTATACGACTAA